In one window of Fulvia fulva chromosome 5, complete sequence DNA:
- a CDS encoding Glucose N-acetyltransferase 1, with protein MPSRLLLSQSQVSVVVSSTVVVVFTLLLFLAGYSIQQREVQGLKIAIQPRIPKAPQSLATSEDTTQQHFEPSRLFGKRDGRIAYTDFDRHVHSSGAGANINWQRLAHVQLVRRHHDVCSAIMVLAELHRMRSPAKRVLLFPKAWAEEKKAGKGDISDPYLDSTRRLMKLAARRYHVNLQPIDPIRTSDDGDTYSLASAYALTHDFDRLLTIETPGLLLDAEPLDAILGFSEKAPFVMLHDTNTKDGVHSEDLFLLEPSKSRHAELTKRLVTPEMSQYNDTHLSTLLTEAILLASSNEDTALIRSVGALHDVGPDFNKTSFMSDVAYIRFSDPKLPGPEYEVPWADKVAARPKNKDADWAWTSLYGDFAQKRMEICGLDLETWRKY; from the coding sequence ATGCCTTCACGATTATTGTTATCGCAGTCGCAAGTATCAGTCGTAGTTTCGTCcaccgtcgtcgtcgtcttCACCCTGCTGCTCTTCCTGGCCGGCTACTCGATACAGCAACGCGAAGTCCAAGGCTTGAAGATCGCCATACAACCACGAATACCGAAGGCACCGCAATCCTTGGCGACCTCGGAAGATACGACGCAACAGCATTTTGAACCATCGAGGCTGTTTGGGAAGAGAGATGGGCGCATAGCATACACCGACTTCGACCGACATGTCCACTCCAGCGGCGCTGGCGCCAACATCAATTGGCAGAGGCTGGCACATGTCCAGCTTGTGCGGAGACACCACGATGTGTGTAGTGCAATCATGGTCTTGGCGGAGCTACATCGCATGAGATCGCCTGCAAAGAGGGTATTGCTCTTTCCAAAAGCATGGGCGGAAGAGAAGAAAGCTGGGAAGGGAGACATCTCTGATCCGTACTTGGATAGCACGAGACGGTTGATGAAGCTGGCGGCGAGGAGGTACCACGTCAATCTACAACCTATAGATCCTATTCGAACGAGCGACGACGGCGACACATACTCGCTGGCAAGCGCATACGCATTGACGCATGACTTCGACCGCCTGCTCACGATTGAGACGCCTGGACTGTTGCTTGATGCAGAGCCATTGGATGCAATTCTTGGGTTCAGCGAGAAAGCTCCCTTCGTCATGCTGCACGACACAAACACCAAAGACGGCGTCCACTCTGAAGACCTCTTCCTCCTCGAGCCATCGAAGAGCCGACATGCCGAGCTCACGAAGCGTTTGGTCACACCAGAAATGTCCCAGTACAACGACACACACCTCTCCACACTTCTCACGGAAGCGATACTCCTCGCGTCAAGCAATGAAGACACTGCGCTGATCCGGTCCGTCGGCGCCCTACACGACGTTGGACCGGACTTTAATAAGACATCGTTCATGTCAGATGTGGCCTACATACGCTTCTCGGACCCTAAGCTTCCTGGGCCTGAGTATGAAGTGCCGTGGGCGGACAAGGTCGCCGCGAGGCCAAAGAACAAAGATGCAGACTGGGCTTGGACGAGTCTGTATGGAGACTTTGCACAGAAGAGAATGGAGATCTGCGGGCTGGACCTAGAAACTTGGAGAAAGTATTGA
- a CDS encoding Pre-mRNA-splicing factor 38: protein MAHQADAKRALDERGYHGKLIRGDNPLKLFEKPVRDRIVDSYYWKEQCFGLNAATLLDRAVELSSIGGTYGIAQRPTAFLCLAFKLLQLTPEDEIILFYLQHAGEEFKYLRALAAFYIRLAWEKDDEVYKTLEPYMSDGRKLKRRTRESYSMTHVDEFIDDLLLKTRVCATTLPKINPRTFLEDEDRLEPRESALGDELEELDRGEEDEGSEGEVEEVEEVQLNGNGHHEEGSRKRSADDMSDAD from the coding sequence ATGGCCCACCAGGCAGATGCGAAACGAGCGCTGGACGAACGTGGCTACCACGGCAAACTCATCCGCGGCGACAACCCTCTCAAGCTCTTCGAAAAGCCCGTACGCGACCGCATCGTCGACTCGTACTACTGGAAAGAACAATGCTTCGGTCTGAATGCCGCGACGCTGCTGGACCGCGCAGTTGAGCTGTCATCCATCGGCGGCACCTACGGCATCGCGCAGAGACCAACAGCCTTCCTCTGTCTGGCATTCAAGCTCTTGCAGCTCACCCCGGAGGACGAGATCATCTTGTTCTACCTACAACACGCGGGCGAGGAGTTCAAATATCTCAGGGCACTCGCAGCATTCTACATCCGACTAGCATGGGAGAAGGATGACGAGGTCTACAAGACACTTGAGCCTTACATGTCCGACGGCAGAAAGCTCAAGAGACGGACAAGAGAGAGCTACAGTATGACACATGTCGACGAGTTCATAGACGACCTCTTGTTGAAGACGAGAGTGTGCGCAACGACTTTGCCGAAGATCAACCCAAGGACTTTCTTGGAGGATGAGGATCGGCTGGAGCCGCGGGAGAGTGCTTTGGGTGATGAGTTGGAAGAACTTGATCGCGGAGAGGAGGATGAGGGAAGTGAGGGAGAGGTGGAAGAGGTCGAGGAGGTGCAGCTCAACGGCAATGGGCATCACGAGGAAGGGTCAAGGAAGAGGAGCGCTGATGATATGAGCGATGCCGATTGA
- a CDS encoding Boron transporter 1: MSGPERKSSYLSNALNPFRRKDGLLRPGRLLHQDLKNYTQRWPSDWTIFNQLIFASVVYLFFTNLLPGITFASDLYNLTGQSWGAIEIVFSTGLCGVIFSIFSVQPLTILGVAGPFSVLAENIYALCENSFQIDFLSFMAWTLIHAGWMHILLAVLNAHDWTMLYVTEFSCEVFSLLNSIIYFHKALQELERAHARLDMAAFLYAIIGAWPPIFHRYVRMGLKEYAAAISIIFFIGIPYAGELAQLDKDTLYTSKDAFRPSKPERDHFYAAAAMIPGAIITMLFFFDHEISSIICTIKRYGTKKPTGYAQDIVVLGLTTALCGVLGIPPANGLLPQAPLHAESLMHDFKGEYIEEEVVDRHGVGRIVQRPVQGVYEQRWSYFIHAAAILVFIAPPLHHVLGLAPTSVLAGLFIFMGQQSLSVNPILHRTFWILTPASELPPLPQGIRNWWAVHTYTLFEIVMAVVVFIVTLTVAGPAFPVIIVALVPFRLLVMHRIWNKDVLRYVDRWACREGRPEDEEEGADGDAGLDGLRAEDTELRVDGRDIEKGPVEHESVGASSAVDGLK, translated from the exons ATGTCTGGCCCGGAACGAAAATCCTCATACCTCTCAAACGCCCTCAACCCATTCCGCCGCAAGGACGGCCTCCTCCGTCCTGGACGCCTCCTCCACCAAGACCTCAAGAACTACACGCAAAGATGGCCCTCCGACTGGACCATCTTCAACCAACTGATCTTCGCCAGCGTCGTCTACCTCTTCTTCACCAACCTCCTCCCCGGCATCACCTTCGCCAGCGATCTCTACAACCTCACCGGCCAATCCTGGGGCGCCATCGAAATCGTCTTCAGCACAGGGTTATGTGGAGTCATTTTCTCCATATTCAGTGTGCAGCCCCTTACGATCTTGGGCGTGGCCGGTCCTTTCTCTGTCCTGGCGGAGAATATATACGCCCTTTGCGAGAACTCTTTCCAAATCGATTTTTTATCCTTCATGGCGTGGACCTTGATCCACGCGGGCTGGATGCATATCCTCCTAGCGGTATTGAATGCACACGATTGGACGATGCTGTATGTAACGGAGTTCAGCTGTGAGGTCTTCAGTCTGCTCAACTCCATCATTTACTTCCACAAAGCATTGCAGGAATTGGAGCGGGCACATGCTAGGCTTGACATGGCTGCGTTCTTGTACGCCATCATCGGAGCC TGGCCACCGATCTTCCATCGCTACGTTCGGATGGGGCTGAAGGAGTATGCCGCGGCCATTAGTATAATCTTCTTCATCGGAATCCCGTATGCTGGTGAGCTGGCGCAGCTGGACAAGGATACACTGTATACGAGCAAGGATGCGTTTCGACCGAGTAAACCTGAACGGGATCATTTCTAT GCAGCTGCGGCGATGATTCCGGGTGCGATCATTACGATGCTGTTCTTCTTTGATCATGAGATCAGCAGTATTATCTGCACGATCAAGCGGTATGGCACCAAGAAGCCGACGGGGTATGCGCAGGACATCGTTGTTCTGGGACTGACCACGGCGTTGTGTGGAGTGCTGGGGATACCGCCGGCGAATGGACTTTTGCCGCAGGCACCACTTCACGCGGAAAGTCTCATGCACGATTTCAAAGGCGAGTATATCGAGGAGGAGGTCGTGGACAGACACGGCGTTGGGAGGATTGTGCAAAGGCCTGTTCAGGGAGTCTATGAACAGCGCTGGTCATATTTCATACATGCTGCAGCGATCCTGGTCTTCATCGCTCCGCCACTGCATCACGTTCTTGGTCTGGCGCCGACTTCGGTTCTTGCGGGATTGTTTATCTTCATGGGTCAGCAATCGCTGTCTGTCAATCCGATCCTGCACAGGACATTCTGGATCCTCACGCCCGCGTCTGAGCTTCCACCATTGCCGCAGGGCATCAGGAACTGGTGGGCAGTGCACACTTATACGCTCTTTGAGATCGTGATGGCGGTCGTGGTGTTCATTGTCACTTTGACAGTCGCGGGACCTGCTTTTCCGGTGATTATCGTGGCTCTGGTCCCTTTCCGACTGCTAGTCATGCATAGAATATGGAATAAGGACGTTTTGAGGTATGTAGATCGGTGGGCCTGTAGGGAGGGAAGGCCAGAAGATGAAGAGGAAGGTGCGGATGGTGATGCTGGCTTGGATGGGCTCCGAGCAGAGGACACGGAGCTGAGGGTAGACGGCAGAGATATCGAAAAGGGCCCCGTCGAGCATGAGAGTGTTGGTGCCAGTAGCGCGGTTGATGGGCTTAAGTAG
- a CDS encoding 54S ribosomal protein L12, mitochondrial — MSLAPSFVARQCTQCLRSARSHTLRYAATTPRRRHESRRWQSTDTDAAVAAAADPKISGIVDQISQLTLLETADLVSTLKSRLNIPDMPIGGFAAAGPSVAAAAPVEEPEEAAPKQEEKTLFNLKLESFDTAAKPKIIKEIKAMLGLSLVDSKKFVESAPKMMKEAVPKEEAEKIIETLKGLGGVVKME, encoded by the exons ATGTCTCTCGCTCCATCTTTCGTCGCACGGCAGTGCACGCAATGTCTTCGATCAGCGCGCTCCCACACACTCCGGTACGCAGCCACGACTCCACGCAGACGGCACGAATCGAGGAGATGGCAATCCACAGACACAGACGCAGCCGTCGCCGCAGCCGCGGACCCCAAGATATCCGGCATTGTTGACCAGATAAGTCAATTGACTCTGTTGGAGACTGCAGATCTGGTCTCGACATTAAAG TCCCGCCTAAACATCCCCGACATGCCCATCGGTGGTTTTGCCGCAGCAGGGCCATCAGTCGCCGCCGCAGCGCCCGTCGAGGAGCCCGAAGAGGCCGCACCAAAACAGGAGGAGAAGACGCTGTTCAACCTGAAGCTGGAATCATTCGACACGGCAGCCAAGCCCAAGATCATCAAGGAGATCAAGGCAATGCTGGGCCTGAGCTTGGTGGATAGCAAGAAGTTTGTGGAAAGTGCGCCGAAGATGATGAAGGAGGCTGTGCCCAAGGAGGAGGCCGAGAAGATCATTGAGACGCTGAAGGGGCTGGGAGGTGTGGTCAAGATGGAGTAG